A single window of Pseudomonas benzenivorans DNA harbors:
- a CDS encoding arylamine N-acetyltransferase family protein, with product MEVTPKTRSSLRDLYRLHRAWTRKYSFNNLNALLNGAPGLCPGTISSALRRYGGGYCHELNTWFRAELEIAGFKCSPHLAIVLYGAGNATQRPSHLVSIVHVEDAEYLCDTGFGLGLLWPLRLERIGVSQSQHTLSFRIVGEEGGRILQLRVNGGWCDMYQFPEQTAYEEEIIAANVFSSMSPDSFVSSNLVATRYVGGRRKSLVNTRYQDPVCGGAVRLESAGQLSHCLAQNFGVNLTTKEALAAFRVAAKADRYPSPNEILQTST from the coding sequence ATGGAAGTTACGCCTAAAACGCGCTCCTCGTTGAGGGATCTGTATAGGCTGCATCGCGCATGGACCAGAAAATACAGCTTCAATAATCTGAATGCGCTTCTGAATGGTGCTCCCGGGCTCTGCCCGGGCACTATATCTTCGGCCTTGAGGCGCTATGGCGGCGGATACTGTCATGAACTGAATACCTGGTTCAGGGCGGAGCTTGAAATAGCGGGATTCAAGTGCAGTCCGCATCTTGCTATTGTGCTTTACGGAGCCGGCAATGCGACCCAGCGGCCCTCGCACTTGGTTTCAATTGTTCATGTTGAAGACGCCGAGTACCTGTGTGATACCGGCTTCGGTTTAGGCTTGCTATGGCCGCTTAGACTGGAACGTATTGGGGTGTCTCAGTCACAACATACGCTTTCCTTCCGTATTGTCGGGGAAGAAGGTGGGCGGATCCTGCAGTTAAGAGTGAATGGCGGCTGGTGCGACATGTATCAGTTTCCTGAGCAGACTGCATATGAAGAGGAGATTATCGCGGCGAACGTGTTCTCGTCTATGTCACCTGACAGCTTCGTATCCTCGAATTTAGTTGCTACTAGGTACGTCGGCGGGCGAAGAAAATCTCTAGTCAATACACGTTATCAGGACCCGGTATGCGGTGGTGCCGTGCGACTGGAGTCCGCTGGGCAGCTGTCCCATTGTCTGGCCCAGAATTTTGGGGTCAATCTGACCACTAAAGAAGCGCTAGCTGCTTTCCGTGTTGCTGCTAAGGCGGATAGATACCCGAGTCCAAACGAGATATTGCAGACGAGTACCTAA
- a CDS encoding cyanate transporter produces MEQTQTVRATVVVLTVSIVLVALNLRPSMAAIGPILSAIRQDVPLTFSMASLLTMLPVMAMGLAMFVGIGVAKAIGEHRAIVLSLVIITLATGTRLFVDTGATLVFTAVLAGIGIAIVQAVMPAFIKARYAPNVSLYMGLYVTSIMGGAALAASFSPLVLEITGSWRLGLSIWAGLSALALVVWMTQKTSADSVVIGNSSQREKHFSNSRSWLLAIFFGLGTSSYTCVLAWLAPYYVEKGWTEQHAGLILGLLTTMEVISGLATPAIANKSHDRRKVLVVLLFLIIIGFAGLVVSPNKLSLLWPCLLGLGIGGLFPMSLIVSMDHIDSPMRAGGLAAFVQGIGYLIAGLSPLLAGIVRDQMSSFEWAWWSLAIISAVMLLMVFQFNPRHYSRHYI; encoded by the coding sequence ATGGAACAGACTCAAACTGTGCGCGCTACTGTCGTCGTTCTGACGGTAAGTATTGTACTTGTGGCGCTAAATCTTAGGCCTTCAATGGCTGCTATAGGTCCAATTCTGTCTGCCATTCGCCAGGATGTACCTCTTACGTTTTCCATGGCCTCCCTTCTGACGATGCTCCCTGTCATGGCCATGGGGCTTGCCATGTTCGTGGGGATTGGTGTCGCCAAGGCTATTGGAGAACACCGGGCTATCGTTTTATCGCTGGTCATAATCACCCTGGCTACCGGTACTAGGCTGTTTGTCGATACTGGCGCCACGCTGGTCTTCACGGCTGTATTGGCAGGAATTGGGATAGCGATTGTTCAAGCGGTAATGCCTGCTTTCATTAAAGCGAGATACGCACCAAATGTGTCCCTGTATATGGGACTGTACGTCACCTCGATCATGGGGGGCGCGGCTCTAGCCGCTTCGTTCTCGCCCTTGGTACTGGAGATCACGGGGAGTTGGCGCTTGGGACTCAGCATCTGGGCAGGACTTTCTGCCCTGGCGTTGGTCGTTTGGATGACTCAGAAAACCAGTGCTGATTCGGTTGTCATAGGAAACTCTTCTCAACGGGAGAAACACTTTTCAAACAGTCGGTCGTGGCTCCTCGCGATATTCTTCGGATTAGGAACCTCGTCGTACACATGTGTGCTGGCATGGTTGGCACCGTACTATGTAGAAAAAGGATGGACTGAGCAGCATGCCGGTTTGATCCTGGGGCTACTCACGACGATGGAAGTGATCTCCGGACTTGCCACGCCAGCCATCGCTAACAAGAGTCACGATCGACGTAAAGTTCTCGTCGTTTTGCTTTTCCTTATCATCATAGGATTTGCCGGACTTGTAGTTTCTCCAAATAAACTCAGTCTTCTCTGGCCCTGCCTGCTTGGTCTTGGTATCGGCGGGCTGTTCCCGATGAGTTTGATCGTGTCTATGGATCACATCGACAGTCCAATGCGTGCCGGAGGGCTGGCCGCTTTTGTCCAAGGGATCGGTTATCTCATCGCAGGGCTATCACCGCTGTTAGCCGGAATAGTACGTGATCAAATGAGCAGCTTCGAATGGGCCTGGTGGAGTCTGGCAATTATTTCAGCAGTAATGCTTTTGATGGTATTCCAGTTCAACCCTCGACATTACTCTAGGCACTACATCTGA
- a CDS encoding VOC family protein: protein MSNFTHVTVGTNDLEKARKFYDEALGKIGLKRIADLGDNGSIWGVDKPSFFVLKPANGQPATVGNGVTVSFEAPNRAAINAFHEAAVAAGGKDEGAAGTRDWAPNAYAAYARDLDGNKLAVYCFQAE from the coding sequence ATGTCGAACTTCACTCATGTAACTGTTGGCACCAATGATTTGGAAAAAGCTCGTAAGTTCTACGACGAGGCGCTCGGGAAGATCGGCTTAAAGCGGATCGCTGACCTCGGCGATAACGGCTCGATCTGGGGCGTGGACAAGCCTTCCTTCTTCGTGCTCAAGCCTGCAAACGGCCAGCCTGCTACTGTGGGTAACGGCGTAACTGTCAGCTTCGAAGCTCCAAATCGCGCCGCCATTAACGCCTTCCACGAAGCAGCTGTTGCTGCTGGCGGCAAAGATGAAGGTGCCGCCGGCACTCGCGACTGGGCACCAAATGCCTATGCTGCTTACGCTCGCGACCTGGACGGCAACAAGCTTGCTGTGTACTGCTTCCAAGCCGAGTAA
- a CDS encoding S-(hydroxymethyl)glutathione dehydrogenase/class III alcohol dehydrogenase, with translation MIKSRAAVAFGPNEPLKIVEVDVAPPQAGEVLVRIVATGVCHTDAYTLSGQDSEGVFPCILGHEGGGVVEAVGEGVTSVKVGDHVIPLYTAECGQCKFCKSNKTNLCSSVRATQGKGLMPDGTSRFSYQGQPVYHYMGCSTFSEYTVLPEVSVAVIPKEAPLDKVCLLGCGVTTGIGAVLNTAKVEEGATVAIFGLGGIGLAAIIGAKMAKASRIIGIDINPAKEAVARELGMTDFVNPKDHAKPIQDVIVEMTDGGVDYSFECIGNVQLMRAALECCHKGWGESTIIGVAPAGTEISSRPFQLVTGRVWRGSAFGGVKGRTELPGYVERSQKGEIPLDTFITHNMPLDDINKAFELMHEGKSIRTVIHF, from the coding sequence ATGATTAAGTCGCGCGCCGCTGTTGCATTCGGCCCTAATGAACCTCTGAAAATCGTCGAAGTAGATGTCGCGCCGCCCCAGGCCGGCGAAGTGCTGGTGCGCATTGTCGCCACCGGTGTCTGCCATACCGATGCCTACACCCTGTCGGGTCAGGATTCCGAGGGCGTGTTCCCCTGCATCCTCGGTCACGAGGGCGGTGGCGTGGTCGAGGCGGTTGGCGAAGGAGTGACCTCGGTCAAAGTGGGCGATCACGTGATCCCGCTGTACACCGCCGAGTGCGGCCAGTGCAAGTTCTGCAAGTCCAACAAGACCAACCTGTGCAGCTCGGTCCGTGCCACCCAGGGCAAGGGCCTGATGCCGGACGGCACCTCGCGCTTCTCCTACCAGGGTCAGCCGGTCTACCACTACATGGGCTGCTCGACCTTCTCCGAGTACACCGTGCTGCCGGAAGTCTCGGTTGCCGTGATCCCGAAGGAAGCGCCGCTGGACAAGGTCTGCCTGCTGGGCTGCGGCGTCACCACCGGCATCGGTGCGGTGCTCAACACCGCCAAGGTCGAAGAGGGCGCCACCGTGGCGATCTTCGGTCTGGGCGGCATCGGCCTGGCGGCGATCATCGGTGCGAAGATGGCCAAGGCCTCGCGCATCATCGGTATCGACATCAACCCGGCCAAGGAGGCCGTGGCCCGTGAGCTGGGCATGACCGACTTCGTCAATCCCAAGGACCATGCCAAGCCGATCCAGGACGTCATCGTCGAGATGACCGACGGTGGTGTCGATTACAGCTTCGAGTGCATCGGCAATGTGCAGCTGATGCGTGCGGCCCTGGAGTGCTGCCACAAGGGCTGGGGCGAGTCGACCATCATCGGCGTGGCGCCGGCCGGTACCGAGATCAGCAGCCGTCCATTCCAGCTGGTCACCGGCCGGGTCTGGCGTGGTAGCGCCTTCGGTGGCGTCAAGGGCCGCACCGAGCTGCCGGGTTATGTCGAGAGGTCGCAGAAGGGTGAGATCCCGCTGGACACCTTCATCACCCACAACATGCCGCTGGACGATATCAATAAGGCGTTTGAGTTGATGCACGAAGGCAAGAGCATCCGCACGGTAATTCACTTCTAA
- a CDS encoding aromatic ring-hydroxylating oxygenase subunit alpha, producing the protein MAQLITPTPVAELTAMLQENCDRDFSDARSMPPEVYTSAQFLELEKQQLFRTQWVCVGRASRLQNTGDYLTCDVAGQPVVVLRDNQQQIRAFSNVCLHRMSVLLQGSGNVRSIVCPYHAWGYDLEGKLRGAAQMDRQSGFCKSDYQLPSVRCEVWQGWVYVTLDEQLPPLNEHLSELEALIGHYRMEDYVETFQEEHIWDSNWKILAENFMESYHLPMLHRATVGPHSRLDEMECPPGYEAFNYHWITKEASLAIGNAHPDNQHLEGHWRKTTALLSIYPSHLITLTPGYFWYLILQPHGVDQVHIRFGGGLSPEFMNDPKAAEYLSSLKTLLDEVNAEDRQGVEAVMRGVRAPLAKPGHLSHLERPNYDFARYIAKRVAQQ; encoded by the coding sequence ATGGCACAGTTGATTACTCCCACGCCCGTGGCCGAACTCACCGCAATGCTGCAGGAAAACTGTGATCGGGATTTTTCCGATGCCCGGTCAATGCCGCCAGAGGTCTACACCTCTGCACAGTTTCTCGAACTCGAAAAGCAGCAACTTTTTCGCACGCAATGGGTATGCGTGGGCCGTGCCAGTCGTTTGCAGAATACCGGCGATTATCTGACTTGTGATGTGGCTGGCCAACCGGTGGTGGTGCTTCGCGATAACCAGCAGCAGATCCGCGCCTTTTCCAACGTCTGCCTGCATCGTATGTCGGTGCTGCTGCAGGGCAGTGGCAATGTACGCTCCATCGTTTGCCCCTATCACGCCTGGGGCTACGACCTGGAAGGGAAGCTTCGCGGTGCGGCACAAATGGATCGCCAGAGCGGCTTTTGCAAAAGTGACTACCAGTTGCCCAGCGTGCGTTGTGAGGTTTGGCAGGGCTGGGTCTATGTGACGCTGGACGAACAATTGCCACCACTGAATGAGCACCTGAGCGAGCTCGAGGCGCTGATCGGACACTACCGAATGGAGGACTACGTCGAGACCTTCCAGGAAGAACACATCTGGGACAGCAACTGGAAGATCCTGGCCGAGAACTTCATGGAAAGTTACCACCTGCCCATGCTGCATCGGGCGACGGTCGGGCCGCACTCGCGGCTCGATGAAATGGAGTGTCCGCCGGGCTATGAGGCGTTCAATTACCACTGGATCACCAAGGAAGCGTCGCTTGCGATTGGTAATGCGCACCCTGACAACCAGCACCTGGAAGGGCACTGGCGCAAGACCACAGCGCTGCTCAGCATTTACCCCAGCCATCTGATTACCCTGACCCCTGGGTATTTCTGGTACCTGATCCTGCAGCCGCACGGTGTGGATCAGGTGCACATCCGCTTTGGCGGCGGCCTGTCTCCGGAGTTCATGAACGATCCCAAAGCGGCTGAATACCTGAGTAGCCTCAAAACCTTGCTCGACGAAGTCAATGCCGAAGACCGCCAAGGTGTGGAGGCGGTGATGCGCGGAGTGCGGGCGCCGCTCGCGAAGCCTGGCCACTTGAGCCACCTGGAACGTCCTAACTATGACTTTGCACGTTACATTGCCAAACGAGTGGCTCAACAATGA
- a CDS encoding LysR family transcriptional regulator: MAAYNLRQLKYFVTTVECGSVAEASRKLYIAHPSVSTAIKNLEDSFSVQLFIRHHAQGVSLTPSGARFYRKAKELLRVAHEFEQNALADNDVVSGQIDVGCFETVAPLYLPKLIAGFRDRWPGVEIRIRDGEQQELVQALTAGSIDLAILYEHDLDSTIDTAPLMAQQQPYVLLPEGHRFAHQAKVSLNDLVLEPMVLLDVQPSRTYFVSIFEERGLSPNILFSSPSIEMVRGMVGRGFGFSILVTRPYSDFTYDGQKLVCVPLAEHVTGSGLSAAWLRRAQLTKPAQLFVDHCRELLAPKAEA, from the coding sequence ATGGCAGCTTATAACCTGCGACAACTCAAGTATTTCGTCACCACCGTCGAGTGCGGCAGCGTAGCGGAGGCGTCACGCAAGCTATATATCGCGCACCCCTCGGTTTCCACCGCCATCAAGAATCTGGAAGACAGTTTCTCTGTACAGCTGTTCATTCGCCACCACGCTCAAGGTGTCTCGTTGACTCCCAGTGGCGCAAGGTTCTATCGCAAGGCGAAGGAATTGTTGCGGGTGGCTCACGAGTTCGAGCAAAACGCCTTGGCCGACAATGATGTGGTTTCCGGACAGATCGATGTCGGTTGCTTTGAAACCGTCGCGCCGCTTTATCTGCCAAAGCTGATTGCAGGGTTTCGGGATCGCTGGCCTGGGGTAGAAATTCGTATTCGCGACGGCGAGCAGCAGGAGTTGGTGCAGGCGCTGACAGCTGGGAGCATCGATCTGGCGATCCTCTACGAGCACGACCTGGACAGTACCATCGACACCGCTCCCTTGATGGCTCAGCAACAACCCTATGTGCTATTACCCGAGGGGCACCGTTTTGCCCATCAGGCAAAAGTTTCGCTCAACGACCTTGTGCTGGAGCCTATGGTCCTGCTGGATGTGCAACCCAGCCGGACCTACTTTGTCAGCATTTTCGAGGAGCGCGGATTGAGCCCGAATATCCTGTTCAGCTCACCGTCCATCGAAATGGTCAGGGGAATGGTCGGTCGCGGTTTCGGCTTTTCTATCTTGGTGACGCGCCCGTACTCCGATTTCACCTACGACGGTCAGAAGCTGGTGTGCGTGCCGTTGGCAGAACACGTAACGGGCTCAGGGCTTTCGGCAGCCTGGCTGCGTCGTGCGCAGCTGACCAAGCCGGCGCAACTGTTTGTCGATCACTGCCGAGAACTGCTGGCCCCCAAGGCGGAGGCCTGA
- the argE gene encoding acetylornithine deacetylase has protein sequence MSRSRELLGSLIEFDTTSRESNLQLIEFVRDYLAKLDVPCELIFNAERSKANLFATLGPDNVPGIVLSGHTDVVPVDGQAWTVDPFALTEKDGRLYGRGTADMKGYIACVLAAVPKLLAAPLRMPVHIALSYDEEVGCLGVRSLLAELERRPLKPLLCIIGEPTELKPVLGHKGKLAMRCDVKGAACHSAYAPQGVNAIEYAAQLIGELGRIGARLRAPELHDPRFDPPFSTVQTGVITGGKALNIVPADCRFDFEVRALPAQDPREVTDQLERFAEQEVLPKMHAANGQSSIRFSELSTYPGLATDSQSQAAQLIAQFCGSSEFTTVAFGTEGGLFDAIGIPTVICGPGSMEQGHKPDEFVSAEQLNACDAMLDRIASSLHA, from the coding sequence GTGAGCAGAAGCCGAGAACTGTTGGGCTCGTTGATCGAGTTCGACACCACGAGCCGCGAATCAAACCTGCAGCTGATCGAGTTTGTACGCGACTATCTGGCCAAACTGGACGTGCCCTGCGAGCTGATCTTCAACGCCGAGCGTAGCAAAGCGAATTTGTTTGCGACGCTGGGGCCGGACAACGTTCCAGGTATCGTGCTGTCCGGTCACACCGATGTGGTTCCGGTGGATGGCCAGGCATGGACAGTTGATCCTTTTGCGCTGACGGAGAAAGACGGCAGGCTCTATGGTCGCGGCACGGCTGATATGAAGGGCTACATCGCCTGCGTGCTGGCTGCAGTGCCCAAGTTGTTGGCGGCACCGCTGCGCATGCCGGTGCATATCGCTTTGTCGTATGACGAAGAGGTCGGTTGCCTGGGCGTACGCTCATTGCTTGCCGAGCTGGAGCGGCGGCCGCTCAAGCCCCTGTTGTGCATCATTGGTGAGCCCACTGAACTAAAGCCGGTGCTCGGCCACAAGGGCAAACTGGCCATGCGCTGCGATGTTAAGGGCGCGGCGTGTCATTCGGCCTATGCGCCGCAAGGCGTCAACGCTATCGAATATGCTGCGCAGTTGATTGGCGAGCTGGGCCGTATCGGCGCGCGGTTGCGCGCCCCTGAGCTGCACGACCCGCGCTTCGATCCGCCTTTCAGCACTGTGCAGACGGGTGTCATCACCGGTGGCAAGGCGCTCAACATCGTCCCGGCGGATTGCCGTTTCGATTTTGAAGTACGTGCGCTGCCTGCGCAGGATCCGCGCGAGGTGACTGACCAGCTTGAGCGTTTTGCTGAGCAAGAAGTTCTGCCGAAGATGCACGCCGCCAACGGGCAAAGCAGCATTCGCTTTTCCGAGTTATCGACTTACCCGGGGCTGGCCACCGACTCCCAGAGCCAGGCGGCACAGCTGATCGCGCAATTTTGTGGTTCAAGCGAATTCACAACGGTTGCCTTCGGCACTGAAGGCGGGCTGTTCGACGCCATCGGCATTCCGACGGTGATCTGCGGTCCTGGCAGTATGGAGCAGGGGCACAAGCCTGATGAGTTCGTCAGTGCCGAACAGTTGAACGCGTGCGATGCGATGCTCGACCGCATCGCAAGCTCGCTCCATGCCTGA
- a CDS encoding DUF1028 domain-containing protein, with translation MTFSIVARCAETGQLGVAISSSSIAVGARCPWLCPGVGAVATQNITLPALGPQVLKEMESGLSPAEALDKVLTSNGYTQFRQLTAVDHLGRTAYFSGSETLGKHNALAGEQCVGAGNLLADPAVIETLVHTFESSDGQLADRLLAAMQAAVAAGGEAGPVHSAAMVVVGELTWPIVDLRVDWADEDPIGQLAQLWAAYRPQMQDYIVRALDPTKAPSYGVPGDE, from the coding sequence ATGACGTTTTCAATCGTCGCTCGTTGCGCCGAAACCGGGCAACTGGGCGTAGCCATCAGTTCTTCCAGCATAGCGGTGGGCGCACGTTGCCCCTGGTTATGTCCTGGGGTCGGCGCCGTCGCCACGCAGAACATCACCTTGCCGGCGCTTGGCCCTCAGGTGCTCAAGGAAATGGAGAGTGGATTATCGCCCGCTGAAGCGCTGGACAAAGTGCTGACCAGCAACGGCTACACCCAGTTCCGCCAGCTGACGGCGGTCGATCACCTGGGCCGCACCGCCTATTTCAGCGGCAGCGAAACGCTGGGCAAGCACAACGCGCTCGCGGGGGAGCAATGCGTAGGGGCAGGCAATCTGCTGGCCGATCCTGCGGTGATCGAGACGCTAGTGCATACCTTTGAAAGCAGTGATGGGCAGTTGGCCGACCGCCTGCTCGCGGCGATGCAGGCCGCCGTCGCGGCCGGTGGCGAGGCAGGGCCGGTTCATTCGGCAGCCATGGTGGTGGTTGGCGAGCTGACCTGGCCGATTGTCGACCTGCGTGTCGACTGGGCAGACGAAGATCCCATCGGTCAACTGGCGCAACTGTGGGCGGCTTACCGACCGCAAATGCAGGACTATATTGTCCGCGCCCTTGATCCGACCAAGGCCCCCAGCTATGGCGTACCAGGGGATGAGTAA
- a CDS encoding RidA family protein codes for MSQPTHTRIRMFNTKETYPNQSLDNDLCQVVRAGNTVYVRGQIGTDFEGNLVGLGDPRAQAEQAMKNVKQLLEEAGSDLSHIVKTTTYLIDPRYREPVYQEVGKWLKGVFPISTGLVVSGLGQPEWLMEIDVIAVIPE; via the coding sequence ATGAGCCAGCCGACCCACACTCGCATTCGTATGTTCAACACCAAAGAGACCTACCCCAATCAAAGTCTGGATAACGACCTTTGCCAGGTCGTGCGTGCCGGCAACACCGTGTATGTCCGCGGCCAGATAGGCACTGACTTTGAAGGCAACCTCGTCGGACTCGGCGACCCCCGGGCCCAAGCCGAGCAGGCGATGAAAAATGTCAAACAATTGCTCGAAGAGGCCGGCAGCGATCTGAGCCACATCGTAAAGACCACCACTTACCTGATCGATCCCCGTTACCGGGAACCGGTTTACCAAGAGGTCGGTAAATGGCTCAAGGGAGTATTTCCGATTTCCACCGGGCTGGTCGTTTCAGGGCTGGGGCAGCCGGAATGGCTGATGGAAATCGACGTGATCGCGGTCATTCCCGAATAA
- a CDS encoding flavin-containing monooxygenase, with translation MHLTAPVKETDMSVEKIEIDTLIVGAGQAGVAMSEHLSNHGIPHLVLERSRIAEAWRTGRWDSLVANGPAWHDRFPGLKFEGVSPDGFPHKDQVADYFETYAKKINAPIRTGVEVKSVERNVGRPGFTVETSEGMIEALHVVAATGPFQRPIIPAIAPEGGTLTQIHSAQYRNPQQMPEGAVLVVGAGSSGVQIADELQRAGKQVYLSVGQHDRPPRAYRNRDFCWWLGVLGLWDAVAMQPGKEHVTIAVSGARGGHTVDFRGLAHRGVTLVGLTKSFKDGVVSFNSDLADNLTSGDEYYLSLLDAADAYAERNGLDLPLDPEARNIYPEPACVTQPVLELDLAKAGVTSIIWATGYAPDYSWLKVDTFDAKGKPLHQRGVSSEPGVYFLGLPWQSRRGSSFIWGVWHDAKYVADYIDNRRRYLTYPDAS, from the coding sequence ATGCATCTCACAGCCCCTGTGAAGGAAACAGACATGTCAGTTGAAAAGATAGAAATAGATACCCTTATCGTTGGCGCCGGCCAAGCTGGGGTGGCCATGAGTGAGCACCTGAGCAATCACGGCATTCCGCATCTTGTTCTGGAGCGTAGTCGTATCGCCGAAGCCTGGCGTACAGGACGCTGGGATTCGCTAGTCGCCAACGGACCCGCCTGGCATGATCGATTTCCAGGACTTAAATTTGAGGGTGTGAGTCCCGACGGTTTTCCGCACAAGGATCAGGTGGCGGATTACTTTGAAACCTATGCTAAGAAGATCAACGCCCCTATTCGCACTGGCGTGGAAGTAAAGAGCGTCGAACGCAATGTCGGCCGGCCAGGTTTCACGGTCGAAACCTCCGAGGGCATGATTGAGGCCCTTCATGTGGTGGCGGCAACGGGTCCCTTCCAGCGCCCCATCATTCCGGCAATCGCGCCTGAGGGCGGTACGCTCACGCAAATTCACTCGGCGCAGTACCGTAATCCTCAACAAATGCCTGAAGGGGCTGTCCTAGTGGTCGGTGCCGGGTCTTCGGGAGTGCAGATCGCCGACGAACTGCAGCGTGCCGGCAAGCAGGTGTACCTCTCGGTGGGCCAGCATGACCGTCCGCCCCGCGCCTACCGCAATCGCGACTTCTGCTGGTGGTTGGGGGTGCTCGGCTTGTGGGACGCAGTGGCCATGCAGCCTGGCAAAGAACACGTCACCATTGCGGTGAGCGGTGCTCGTGGCGGCCACACTGTTGATTTCCGGGGCCTGGCACACCGAGGGGTGACGCTGGTGGGGTTGACCAAATCCTTCAAGGACGGGGTGGTGTCTTTCAACTCGGACCTGGCTGATAACCTGACAAGCGGAGATGAGTACTACCTGTCGCTGCTGGACGCAGCAGACGCCTATGCTGAGCGTAATGGTCTTGATCTCCCACTGGATCCTGAAGCCCGCAACATTTACCCGGAACCGGCATGCGTGACCCAGCCCGTTCTTGAGCTGGACCTGGCCAAAGCTGGCGTGACTTCGATCATCTGGGCAACCGGCTATGCGCCCGATTACAGCTGGCTGAAAGTCGACACATTCGACGCCAAAGGCAAACCACTGCATCAGCGCGGTGTCTCTTCGGAGCCCGGTGTTTACTTTCTAGGTCTGCCGTGGCAATCCCGACGCGGTTCATCATTTATATGGGGCGTCTGGCACGATGCCAAGTACGTAGCCGACTACATCGATAACCGGCGCCGATACCTCACTTACCCTGATGCTTCGTAA
- a CDS encoding BCCT family transporter, protein MNNKCNIARQGFLSGSNPSMAILSKLVVLAFLIFTIYDPEYAGSLYGGIKDAIQSTFDWLYVGLIGVMFFLCIWLATGKRGDIRLGADNEKAEFSYFAWFAMLFGAGMGIAMLFWSIAEPMYHFQGNPFIEMAGIAPNSVEAAQVAMRISFFHWGFHGWAIYAVAGLAMAYFAYRKGLPLTIRSALYPILGERIYGPIGHAVDILGIFATVFGVATSLGLGVSQMNAGLNYLFGMEISTTNQIILIIAISVLATTSAVSGVAKGIRILSEWNVKITTVILAFFLIAGPTTFLLGLLSTSFGDYIWNMVPISFWVDPNPEGQWQGWWTVFYWGWYIAWTPFVGMFIARISRGRTVREFLVGVIVIPSLVSFIWLALFGGTALHMELYGAGGIVDAVNNNLTTALYVTIEKMTSGWLAWLVAALATLLIVTWFVTSADSGTLVICTLLAIGDKEPPRKFRIIWGMGLGAVAAVLLLAGGLKALQAASIAAALPFSIVLILMIYGLVKSLIQNPEHSEVEVYESSETPAPKTDLQNAL, encoded by the coding sequence ATGAATAATAAGTGCAATATAGCGAGACAAGGTTTTTTATCAGGCTCGAACCCCTCGATGGCAATCTTGTCCAAGCTCGTAGTGTTAGCCTTTTTGATCTTCACCATTTACGACCCGGAGTATGCGGGCTCGTTATATGGAGGCATTAAAGACGCCATCCAATCCACCTTTGATTGGCTCTATGTAGGTTTGATAGGCGTCATGTTTTTTCTTTGCATATGGTTAGCCACAGGCAAAAGAGGGGACATACGGCTTGGCGCCGACAACGAAAAGGCTGAATTCAGCTACTTTGCTTGGTTTGCTATGCTTTTCGGTGCTGGCATGGGCATTGCGATGCTGTTTTGGAGTATTGCCGAGCCCATGTACCATTTCCAAGGAAACCCCTTTATTGAAATGGCCGGTATTGCACCAAACTCCGTGGAGGCCGCTCAGGTTGCCATGAGAATTTCATTTTTTCACTGGGGCTTCCACGGCTGGGCAATCTATGCTGTTGCTGGCCTGGCCATGGCATATTTTGCATACCGTAAAGGTTTGCCCCTCACTATTCGCTCGGCTCTGTACCCGATCCTCGGCGAGAGAATCTATGGGCCGATCGGTCATGCGGTAGATATATTGGGTATCTTTGCCACAGTATTCGGGGTGGCCACCTCGCTGGGGCTGGGTGTATCTCAAATGAATGCTGGGCTTAACTATCTGTTTGGGATGGAGATATCCACAACCAACCAGATTATATTGATTATTGCCATTTCAGTTTTGGCAACGACGTCTGCGGTTTCCGGCGTTGCCAAGGGCATTCGTATTCTCAGTGAATGGAACGTAAAGATCACCACCGTAATCTTGGCATTCTTCCTGATTGCCGGTCCCACGACTTTCCTGTTGGGCCTGCTCTCCACCAGTTTTGGAGATTATATCTGGAATATGGTGCCCATCAGCTTCTGGGTTGATCCAAATCCTGAAGGGCAATGGCAGGGGTGGTGGACCGTCTTCTACTGGGGCTGGTACATCGCCTGGACTCCCTTTGTCGGTATGTTTATCGCGCGAATCTCGCGTGGTCGCACCGTCCGCGAATTCTTGGTAGGCGTCATAGTTATACCGAGTCTTGTAAGCTTTATCTGGCTTGCGCTTTTTGGTGGCACTGCACTGCACATGGAGCTCTACGGTGCCGGCGGGATTGTTGATGCTGTCAATAACAACTTGACCACTGCGCTGTATGTAACCATTGAAAAAATGACCAGTGGATGGCTGGCTTGGCTCGTGGCAGCATTGGCAACATTGCTGATCGTTACTTGGTTTGTCACTTCGGCAGACTCGGGTACGCTGGTCATATGCACGCTGCTTGCTATCGGCGACAAAGAACCGCCACGTAAGTTTAGGATCATTTGGGGTATGGGGCTCGGTGCAGTGGCTGCAGTGCTGCTTCTTGCCGGTGGCCTGAAAGCATTGCAGGCTGCATCCATTGCCGCTGCACTTCCATTCTCTATCGTTTTGATTCTGATGATATACGGCTTGGTCAAGTCGCTTATTCAGAACCCGGAGCACAGTGAGGTTGAAGTGTACGAATCGTCTGAAACGCCGGCGCCGAAAACTGACCTGCAAAATGCCCTGTAA